In Massilia violaceinigra, one DNA window encodes the following:
- the ruvB gene encoding Holliday junction branch migration DNA helicase RuvB: protein MSIQTDDFSEQRIIAPTPASPNEEAIERALRPKQLDEYVGQEKIRGQLEIFISAARKRREALDHTLLFGPPGLGKTTLAHIIAREMGVNLRQTSGPVLERPGDLAAILTNLEANDVLFIDEIHRLSPVVEEILYPALEDYQIDIMIGEGPAARSVKLDLQPFTLVGATTRAGMLTNPLRDRFGIVARLEFYNTAELTRIVTRSASLLNAPIVEEGAREIALRARGTPRIANRLLRRVRDYAEVKGTGEITKAMADAALVMLDVDSVGFDVMDRKLLEAVLFKFGGGPVGIGNLAAAIGEESDTIEDVLEPYLIQQGYLQRTPRGRIATPLAYQHFGLAAPRTSPTGDLWDNLGG, encoded by the coding sequence TGCGGCCCAAGCAGCTCGACGAATACGTCGGCCAGGAGAAGATCCGCGGCCAGCTCGAGATTTTCATTTCGGCCGCGCGCAAGCGGCGCGAAGCGCTCGACCACACCTTGCTGTTCGGGCCGCCGGGGCTGGGCAAGACCACCTTGGCGCACATCATCGCGCGTGAGATGGGCGTGAACCTGCGCCAGACTTCCGGGCCGGTGCTGGAGCGCCCGGGCGATCTGGCCGCCATCCTGACCAATCTCGAAGCGAACGATGTGCTGTTCATCGACGAGATTCACCGCCTGTCGCCGGTGGTGGAAGAGATTCTGTATCCGGCGCTGGAAGACTACCAGATCGACATCATGATCGGCGAAGGGCCGGCGGCGCGCTCGGTCAAGCTGGACCTGCAACCGTTCACCTTGGTGGGCGCGACCACGCGCGCCGGCATGCTGACCAATCCGCTGCGCGACCGGTTCGGCATCGTGGCGCGGCTGGAGTTCTATAACACGGCGGAACTGACGCGGATTGTGACGCGCAGCGCGTCGCTGCTGAACGCGCCCATCGTCGAAGAAGGCGCGCGCGAAATCGCCCTGCGCGCGCGCGGCACGCCACGTATCGCCAACCGCCTGCTGCGGCGCGTGCGCGATTATGCGGAGGTGAAGGGTACCGGTGAAATTACCAAGGCCATGGCCGATGCTGCGCTGGTGATGCTCGACGTCGACTCGGTCGGCTTCGACGTCATGGACCGCAAGCTGCTCGAAGCGGTGCTGTTCAAGTTCGGCGGCGGGCCGGTCGGCATCGGCAATCTGGCGGCGGCCATCGGTGAGGAAAGCGATACGATTGAAGATGTGCTCGAACCCTATCTGATCCAGCAGGGCTATTTGCAGCGCACCCCGCGCGGACGCATCGCCACGCCGCTGGCGTACCAGCACTTCGGCCTTGCCGCGCCGCGCACCAGCCCGACGGGCGACCTGTGGGATAACCTGGGGGGCTGA